A genomic region of Leptolyngbya sp. FACHB-261 contains the following coding sequences:
- a CDS encoding hybrid sensor histidine kinase/response regulator — MNRILVNYTLTQVIHEGVNTTVYSGLKEPEQQPVVLKVLKYEYPPLEEIARLKHEYKILQTLDIEGVIKPLTLEIDQNGLALVLEDFGGVSLEQLLESKPLPLVEFLNIAIQLASTLAELHQNQIIHKDLNPRNILINPQTRQVKIIDFSISSYLPQENQTVVDPALLEGTLAYLSPEQTGRMNRAVDYRTDFYSLGATFYEMLTGQLPFPVTDPLALVHSHIAKAPIPPSHINSCIPQAVCALVMKLLAKTAEERYQSALGLKADLLTCQQMLQASGRIASFQIGQLDWSSQFLIPQKLYGRENEVAMLAAAFDRVSNGAAEIMLVSGYSGIGKSSLVNEVHKPIVRQRGYFISGKFDQFKRDIAYASLIQAFRDLMRQLLTESANVIQSWRVKFLAALGSNSQVIIDVIPEVEQIIGAQPPIPQLGVTETQNRFNRVFQQFIQVLTQPEHPLVLFLDDLQWADSASLKLVHLLLSSPYSKYFLVIGTYRDNEVNSAHPLMLMLEETRQAGVTVNNVTLQPLNHAHITQLISDTLHRKPEETNSLAELTVDKTQGNPFFLTQFLKSLYQENLLFFNFDRGCWQWDIACLQATDITDNVVELMISRIQRLSQKAQNVLQLAACIGEKFTLNVLAIVNEKSQLETARELREALESGLILSLSEAYKIPVELDLEALKTLGLDPLEITYKFLHDRVQQAAYSLIPEEQKKQTHLRIGRLLLQNTPLELQRENVFDLVNQLNFGTDLLSSDSERYKLAILNLIAGRKAKVATAYEAAANYLEVGLSLLTASSWDRQYQLTLSLHEEAAESAFLNGKFEEMEQLTEVVLQQAKTLLDRVKVYEIRIKTCEVQRKLLEAVKLGLQVLKILGIQLNEFPTPQDIQAAVEETAANLVGKEVRDLINLPLMTDPNKLAALRLIASLVPAAYQAAPALFILMACQQVNLSIQYGNTSLSASGFADYGIVFSGLLQDIEAGYRFGQLALELMNLLNAREVRCQTLFKVSTFIIHWKHHVRETLSLLEDAYLSGLENGDLAHTGYAASFKCQYAYWSGTELQKLEQEMTSYGRTIAEINQETALKWHQIFHQVVLNLIGAVKKPYRLLGEVYDEEQLLPLHMQLNERTTIYYVFLNKAILCYWFGEFLQAVENIAQAEQYMNGVTGWIVVPLFYFYDSLTHLAIHSSASHTEREILLERVVRNQEKMQRWAEHAPMNFHHKYQLVEAEKARVLEKIVKAMALYDSAIAGAREQGYIQEEALGNELAAKFYFSQGREKIARVYLIESYYAYLRWGAMAKVRDLEERYPQTLFQALKRENSDHTQTEPITSPGSIGSAPALDLATVMKASQALSGEIVLDKLLKKLMQIVLESAGAQKGFLLLDKAGQLFLEAAGGTAVEEMTVRQLVPLEVTETPEHSLLPISVINYVARTQEPVVLSDATTDKLFADDAYITRQGSKSVLCMPILHQGKRTGILYLENNLTIGAFTSNRLEILQLLSAQAAISIENARLYSDLEAVNRTLEAKVVSRTQELQEKNLHLQQEIWERQKAEEAADVASRAKSEFLANMSHELRTPLNGILGYSQILRKIENLTEQQENGLKIIHRCGEHLLTLINDILDLSKIEARRMELHVNDFDFPNFLKEIADICLIRAQQKGILLIHEITSPLPKLVQADEKRLRQILLNILSNAIKFTEVGEVTFKVSSHEGKIRFLIKDTGIGIAAEQLEAVFLPFQQVGDQGRKAEGTGLGLSISRQLAQLMGGDIQVKSTLDAGSTFWLDLALPEVSEARDSVNSKAQIIGYQGPKLKVLVVDDNWENRSVLVNFLQPLGFEVAEAENGQDGLNKAHQTIPDVILMDLVMPVMDGFEATRQLKLSPGLQGVIVIATSASVFGFNQQASQEAGCNGFISKPVREAELLTQLQACLQLEWIYGEVNSKHTSDEECLKDEASASTLVLALPPEEINILLDLAMRGDIRGIVDQAAKLEVQNPLWLPFTIQLRQLAKGFKERQILELIQRFRA, encoded by the coding sequence ATGAACAGGATACTAGTTAACTATACTCTGACACAAGTAATTCACGAAGGTGTTAATACAACAGTTTATTCAGGGTTAAAAGAGCCAGAGCAGCAACCTGTCGTCCTTAAAGTTCTCAAGTATGAGTATCCTCCTCTAGAGGAGATTGCTCGCTTAAAGCATGAGTACAAGATTCTTCAGACTTTAGACATTGAAGGAGTAATCAAGCCTTTAACTCTAGAGATTGACCAAAATGGTTTGGCGTTGGTATTAGAGGATTTTGGTGGAGTCTCTCTGGAACAGTTGTTGGAGAGCAAACCCCTTCCCTTAGTTGAATTTCTTAACATCGCCATCCAACTGGCCTCAACACTGGCGGAACTCCATCAAAATCAGATCATTCACAAAGATCTCAATCCTCGCAATATTCTCATCAACCCTCAAACTAGGCAAGTCAAAATCATTGACTTCAGTATTTCATCATACCTACCTCAAGAGAATCAGACTGTCGTCGATCCCGCGTTACTGGAAGGTACCCTGGCTTACCTATCACCAGAACAAACTGGGAGAATGAACCGGGCAGTTGATTATCGTACTGACTTTTACTCTTTAGGAGCCACCTTCTATGAAATGCTGACTGGGCAGCTCCCTTTTCCAGTGACAGATCCCTTGGCACTGGTTCACAGCCATATTGCCAAGGCTCCCATCCCCCCCAGCCATATAAATTCTTGTATCCCACAGGCAGTCTGTGCTCTGGTAATGAAACTATTGGCGAAGACAGCCGAGGAGCGGTATCAAAGCGCCTTGGGTCTCAAAGCAGACTTGCTAACTTGCCAACAAATGCTGCAGGCTTCAGGGCGGATCGCTTCCTTTCAAATTGGGCAGCTAGACTGGTCCAGTCAGTTCCTCATCCCCCAAAAGTTGTATGGTCGGGAGAATGAAGTAGCGATGTTGGCAGCGGCCTTTGATCGGGTGAGTAATGGTGCGGCTGAGATAATGCTGGTAAGCGGTTACTCAGGCATTGGTAAATCCTCACTGGTCAATGAAGTCCACAAACCGATCGTGCGGCAGCGTGGTTATTTCATTTCAGGCAAGTTCGACCAATTCAAGCGTGATATTGCCTATGCTTCTCTAATTCAAGCATTTCGAGATTTAATGCGGCAGCTGCTTACTGAAAGTGCCAATGTAATCCAGAGCTGGAGAGTAAAGTTTTTAGCGGCCCTCGGCTCTAACAGCCAAGTGATCATTGACGTTATCCCCGAAGTTGAGCAGATCATTGGAGCTCAGCCACCAATCCCCCAGTTAGGAGTGACCGAGACTCAAAACCGTTTTAACCGAGTATTCCAACAATTTATTCAGGTGCTAACTCAGCCTGAACATCCACTGGTTTTGTTCCTGGATGACCTGCAATGGGCTGACTCTGCTTCGCTCAAACTCGTTCACCTGCTACTTAGTAGCCCTTATAGCAAATACTTCTTGGTCATTGGGACTTACCGCGACAATGAAGTCAATTCAGCTCATCCGTTAATGTTAATGCTGGAGGAAACTCGACAGGCTGGCGTAACGGTGAACAATGTCACCCTTCAGCCATTAAACCATGCCCACATCACGCAGTTAATTAGCGACACGCTACACAGGAAGCCGGAGGAGACAAACTCACTGGCTGAGTTAACTGTTGACAAGACCCAAGGTAATCCCTTCTTCCTGACACAGTTTCTAAAATCCCTTTACCAAGAAAATCTGTTGTTCTTCAACTTTGACAGGGGATGCTGGCAGTGGGACATTGCTTGCCTTCAGGCTACTGACATCACAGATAATGTAGTTGAGTTAATGATCAGCCGAATTCAAAGGCTATCACAGAAGGCGCAAAACGTTTTGCAGTTAGCTGCCTGTATCGGAGAAAAATTTACCCTAAATGTTCTAGCCATCGTCAACGAAAAGTCTCAGTTAGAGACGGCAAGAGAATTGCGGGAAGCCCTAGAGTCCGGCCTGATCTTATCTCTCTCTGAGGCTTACAAAATCCCAGTTGAGCTTGACCTGGAAGCCCTAAAGACATTAGGGCTTGACCCTTTAGAAATTACTTACAAGTTTCTACATGATCGCGTTCAACAAGCAGCTTATTCTCTCATTCCAGAGGAGCAGAAAAAGCAAACCCATTTAAGAATTGGTCGGCTATTGCTGCAGAACACTCCACTTGAGTTGCAAAGGGAGAATGTTTTTGATCTGGTCAACCAATTAAATTTTGGTACTGACTTACTCAGTTCGGATTCAGAAAGATATAAGCTAGCTATACTCAACCTCATCGCTGGTCGTAAAGCAAAAGTAGCAACAGCATATGAAGCTGCCGCAAATTATTTGGAGGTGGGACTGAGTTTATTAACAGCTTCCAGTTGGGATAGACAATACCAACTGACATTATCTTTGCATGAAGAGGCGGCAGAGTCAGCATTTCTAAACGGCAAGTTTGAGGAAATGGAGCAGCTCACTGAGGTAGTGCTGCAACAAGCTAAAACGTTGTTAGATAGAGTGAAAGTATATGAAATAAGAATTAAAACCTGTGAGGTCCAACGAAAGTTACTCGAAGCAGTGAAGCTCGGCCTGCAAGTTTTGAAAATATTGGGAATACAACTCAACGAATTTCCTACTCCACAGGATATCCAAGCGGCCGTTGAAGAAACAGCAGCAAATTTAGTAGGGAAAGAAGTAAGGGATTTAATCAATCTACCGTTGATGACAGACCCAAACAAGCTAGCGGCACTTAGGCTGATAGCAAGCTTGGTTCCTGCGGCTTACCAAGCTGCACCCGCACTCTTTATTCTCATGGCCTGCCAGCAGGTAAACTTGTCTATTCAATACGGAAATACTTCTTTGTCAGCCAGTGGCTTTGCTGATTATGGAATTGTCTTTAGCGGTCTGCTGCAAGATATTGAGGCGGGTTACAGGTTTGGGCAGCTAGCTTTAGAGTTGATGAACCTATTGAACGCTCGTGAAGTTAGGTGTCAAACATTATTTAAAGTTTCGACCTTCATCATACATTGGAAGCATCATGTTCGGGAAACCTTGTCCCTCTTAGAGGATGCTTATCTGAGTGGCTTGGAGAACGGAGATTTAGCTCATACTGGTTATGCAGCAAGTTTTAAATGTCAGTATGCCTATTGGAGCGGCACAGAGCTCCAAAAGCTTGAGCAAGAAATGACGAGCTACGGGAGGACAATCGCTGAAATCAATCAAGAAACTGCTTTAAAATGGCATCAAATATTTCATCAAGTAGTTTTAAACCTGATCGGAGCAGTTAAAAAACCTTACCGTTTGCTCGGTGAAGTTTATGATGAAGAGCAACTGCTGCCATTGCACATGCAATTAAATGAGCGGACGACTATCTATTATGTATTTCTAAATAAAGCGATTTTATGCTACTGGTTTGGTGAATTCTTACAGGCAGTAGAAAATATTGCCCAGGCTGAGCAATATATGAATGGAGTAACAGGATGGATTGTTGTTCCATTATTCTACTTCTATGATTCTCTAACCCATTTAGCTATTCATTCATCAGCTTCACACACAGAGAGAGAAATTCTTTTGGAGAGAGTAGTTCGCAACCAGGAAAAAATGCAGAGATGGGCAGAGCATGCCCCAATGAATTTTCACCATAAATACCAGTTAGTAGAGGCAGAAAAAGCACGAGTTTTGGAGAAAATTGTAAAGGCAATGGCACTTTATGACAGTGCGATCGCTGGAGCTAGGGAACAGGGTTATATCCAAGAAGAAGCATTGGGTAACGAATTAGCAGCGAAGTTTTACTTCTCGCAAGGCAGAGAAAAAATCGCTCGGGTTTACCTGATTGAATCTTACTATGCTTACCTGCGTTGGGGAGCAATGGCAAAAGTTAGGGATCTGGAAGAGAGATATCCCCAAACTTTGTTCCAAGCTCTGAAACGGGAAAATAGCGACCATACGCAGACCGAGCCGATAACAAGCCCTGGGTCTATAGGAAGTGCGCCAGCTTTAGACCTTGCTACAGTCATGAAAGCATCTCAAGCGCTTTCGGGTGAGATTGTCCTAGACAAGTTGCTAAAAAAACTCATGCAGATCGTACTCGAAAGTGCGGGTGCTCAAAAGGGCTTTTTACTCCTCGATAAAGCGGGACAGCTATTTCTAGAAGCAGCAGGAGGAACCGCGGTAGAGGAGATGACTGTGCGGCAATTGGTGCCCCTGGAGGTGACAGAAACGCCTGAACATTCCCTACTCCCCATATCCGTCATTAATTACGTCGCCAGAACCCAAGAACCTGTGGTCCTAAGTGATGCGACAACTGACAAACTCTTCGCTGACGATGCTTACATCACGAGACAAGGATCAAAATCAGTTTTATGCATGCCAATCCTACATCAGGGTAAGCGAACAGGGATTCTTTATTTGGAGAACAACTTAACGATCGGAGCTTTCACCTCAAACCGGTTGGAAATCTTGCAACTTCTCTCAGCCCAAGCCGCCATCTCCATTGAGAACGCACGTCTCTATTCTGACCTGGAGGCAGTGAACCGGACCCTGGAAGCCAAGGTGGTGTCACGGACGCAAGAGCTACAGGAAAAAAACTTACATTTGCAACAAGAAATTTGGGAACGTCAGAAGGCAGAGGAAGCTGCTGACGTTGCTAGCCGTGCTAAGAGCGAATTTCTAGCAAACATGAGCCATGAGCTGCGTACACCTCTAAACGGCATACTAGGGTACAGCCAGATTCTCAGAAAAATCGAGAACCTGACCGAGCAACAAGAAAATGGATTGAAAATTATCCACCGCTGTGGCGAACATCTACTAACCCTTATCAATGACATCTTAGATCTCTCAAAGATTGAAGCTCGGAGGATGGAGCTTCACGTAAACGATTTCGATTTTCCTAACTTTCTAAAAGAAATTGCTGACATCTGCCTAATACGGGCCCAACAGAAAGGGATCCTGCTGATCCATGAGATAACTTCTCCCTTGCCTAAGTTAGTTCAAGCGGATGAAAAGCGTCTACGTCAGATTCTGCTTAACATTCTAAGTAATGCAATTAAATTTACCGAAGTAGGAGAAGTCACATTCAAAGTTAGCTCCCATGAGGGGAAAATCCGCTTTCTGATAAAAGATACAGGTATTGGAATTGCGGCAGAGCAACTGGAAGCTGTTTTCTTGCCTTTTCAGCAGGTAGGCGACCAGGGTCGTAAAGCTGAGGGGACAGGCTTAGGGCTTTCCATCAGCCGCCAACTAGCGCAACTAATGGGCGGGGATATTCAGGTGAAGAGCACCTTGGATGCAGGGAGTACCTTCTGGCTCGACCTCGCTCTGCCTGAAGTTTCTGAGGCAAGAGATAGTGTCAATTCCAAAGCTCAGATCATTGGTTATCAGGGCCCTAAACTGAAGGTTTTAGTCGTTGATGATAATTGGGAAAATCGCTCTGTTCTTGTCAACTTTCTTCAGCCTTTAGGCTTTGAAGTGGCTGAGGCAGAGAACGGACAGGATGGACTGAATAAGGCTCATCAGACTATACCTGATGTCATTTTAATGGATTTGGTGATGCCAGTTATGGATGGTTTTGAAGCCACGCGTCAACTTAAGCTGTCGCCAGGTCTTCAAGGCGTGATTGTCATTGCTACTTCGGCCAGCGTTTTTGGCTTCAATCAACAGGCAAGCCAGGAAGCAGGTTGTAATGGTTTTATCTCTAAACCTGTACGGGAAGCAGAACTCCTAACGCAACTACAGGCTTGCCTCCAGCTAGAGTGGATTTACGGGGAAGTAAACAGTAAGCACACAAGTGATGAGGAATGTCTCAAAGACGAAGCTTCAGCGTCTACACTCGTCCTCGCACTCCCCCCTGAAGAGATCAACATCTTACTTGATTTGGCTATGAGAGGCGATATCAGGGGAATCGTTGACCAGGCCGCTAAGCTAGAGGTACAAAATCCGCTGTGGCTGCCATTTACGATTCAGCTTCGTCAACTCGCAAAAGGCTTTAAAGAGCGGCAAATTTTAGAATTGATCCAACGTTTTCGGGCATGA